Proteins encoded by one window of Streptomyces sp. ALI-76-A:
- a CDS encoding ABC transporter ATP-binding protein, giving the protein MPDATPADPDANPDPSLNPGLNPDPDHVTTDTHPPALDAHLVVDRGTFRLDITLTAAPGDVVALLGPNGAGKTTALRALAGLVPLTHGHLRLDGAELDHTPPESRPVGVVFQDYLLFPHLSALDNVAFGPRCHGATKASARAQAAEWLDRLGLAEHAGAKPRKLSGGQAQRVALARALATHPRLLLLDEPLAALDARTRLEVRARLRRHLAEFEAVAVLVTHDPLDAMVLADRLVVVEHGQVVQEGSPSDIARHPRTDYIAQLVGLNLYRGRAEGHTVRLDAGPAVTTTEDLSGPVFVAFPPSAVTLHRHRPTGSSARNLWRCEVAGLETHGDQIRADLTGELPLAADLTTVAAAELDLHPGAPVWATVKATQTHAYPA; this is encoded by the coding sequence ATGCCTGACGCCACCCCAGCCGACCCCGACGCGAACCCCGACCCCAGCCTCAACCCCGGCCTCAATCCCGACCCCGACCACGTCACCACCGACACCCACCCCCCAGCCCTCGACGCCCATCTCGTCGTCGACCGCGGCACCTTCCGCCTGGACATCACCCTGACCGCCGCCCCCGGTGATGTCGTCGCCCTGCTCGGCCCGAACGGCGCCGGCAAGACCACCGCCCTGCGCGCCCTCGCCGGTCTGGTCCCGCTCACGCACGGCCATCTGCGCCTCGACGGCGCAGAGTTGGACCACACGCCACCCGAATCCCGTCCGGTCGGCGTGGTCTTCCAGGACTACCTGCTGTTCCCGCACCTGTCCGCCCTCGACAACGTGGCGTTCGGCCCGCGCTGTCACGGCGCCACCAAGGCGAGCGCCCGCGCCCAGGCCGCCGAGTGGCTGGATCGCCTGGGCCTGGCCGAGCACGCCGGGGCCAAGCCCCGCAAGCTCTCCGGTGGCCAGGCCCAGCGCGTCGCCCTCGCCCGCGCCCTGGCCACCCACCCCCGCCTGCTCCTCCTCGACGAGCCCCTGGCCGCCCTGGACGCCCGCACCCGCCTGGAGGTGCGCGCCCGACTCCGCCGCCACCTGGCCGAGTTCGAGGCCGTGGCGGTCCTGGTCACACACGACCCGCTGGACGCCATGGTGCTGGCCGACCGGCTCGTCGTCGTCGAACACGGCCAGGTCGTCCAGGAGGGCAGCCCCTCCGACATCGCCCGCCATCCCCGTACGGACTACATCGCGCAACTGGTCGGCCTCAACCTCTACCGGGGGCGGGCCGAAGGCCACACGGTCCGCCTCGACGCCGGCCCCGCCGTGACCACCACCGAGGACCTGTCCGGCCCCGTCTTCGTCGCCTTCCCCCCGAGCGCGGTCACCCTGCACCGGCACCGCCCCACCGGCTCCAGCGCCCGCAACCTCTGGCGCTGCGAAGTGGCCGGCCTGGAGACCCACGGCGACCAGATCCGCGCGGACCTCACCGGCGAACTCCCCCTCGCCGCCGACCTCACGACGGTCGCCGCGGCCGAACTCGACCTGCACCCCGGCGCACCCGTCTGGGCAACCGTCAAAGCAACGCAGACACACGCGTACCCGGCATGA